From one Oscillatoria sp. FACHB-1407 genomic stretch:
- the pyrH gene encoding UMP kinase, with protein MGITYRRVLLKLSGEALMGELNYGIDPAVVHSIAQEITDVVAEGIQTAIVVGGGNIFRGIKGAAAGMDRATADYIGMIATVMNAMTLQDALEQNGVPTRVQTAIEMQEVAEPYIRRRAIRHLEKGRVVIFGAGSGNPFFTTDTTAALRAAEINAEVVFKATKVDGIYDSDPKVNPNARRYQSLTYGHVLSHNLRVMDGTAIALCKDNNIPIIVFDLSGKGNIKRALLGEPIGTIVGGSCEVS; from the coding sequence ATGGGGATTACATATCGGCGGGTCTTATTGAAACTGAGCGGTGAAGCCCTCATGGGCGAGCTTAACTATGGCATTGATCCGGCAGTGGTTCATAGCATTGCTCAGGAAATTACGGATGTTGTAGCAGAAGGGATTCAAACGGCGATCGTAGTAGGTGGTGGTAATATCTTTCGGGGAATTAAAGGTGCAGCCGCCGGAATGGATCGGGCTACAGCAGATTATATCGGCATGATTGCAACGGTGATGAATGCGATGACCCTACAAGATGCGCTGGAGCAAAATGGGGTTCCCACACGAGTGCAAACGGCGATCGAAATGCAAGAAGTCGCTGAACCGTACATTCGTCGTCGCGCCATTCGTCATCTGGAGAAGGGGCGCGTTGTCATTTTTGGAGCAGGGTCGGGTAATCCTTTCTTTACAACCGACACAACGGCAGCCCTGCGAGCCGCTGAAATCAATGCCGAGGTTGTATTTAAGGCGACAAAAGTTGATGGGATTTATGACTCTGATCCCAAGGTCAATCCCAATGCGCGTCGCTATCAAAGTCTCACCTATGGGCACGTTTTGAGTCACAACCTGCGCGTGATGGATGGCACGGCGATCGCTCTGTGCAAAGATAACAACATCCCCATTATCGTGTTTGATCTCTCTGGCAAGGGAAATATCAAACGCGCTTTACTGGGAGAACCAATAGGAACGATTGTGGGAGGCTCTTGTGAAGTTAGCTGA
- a CDS encoding thioredoxin family protein: MEKLGTPIGSYAPDFELPGVDGSVHHLANYLKRFQAVGVVFMCNHCPYVRLYLERLKQIQDEFQKQGLTLIGINANDDTHYPDDSFENMKQFAADNQLNFSYLRDVSQDVARSFGAERTPEVFLLDQQGVVRYDGAIDDNAQDANAVKMSYLKDAIAELLAGHAITVASTEAIGCSVKWR; this comes from the coding sequence ATGGAAAAGTTAGGCACCCCCATTGGCAGTTACGCTCCTGATTTTGAGTTACCAGGGGTGGATGGGTCTGTGCATCATCTCGCCAATTACTTAAAGCGATTTCAGGCAGTGGGCGTAGTTTTTATGTGTAATCACTGCCCCTACGTCAGACTCTATCTGGAACGGTTGAAGCAGATCCAGGATGAGTTTCAAAAACAGGGCTTGACCTTAATTGGAATTAACGCCAATGACGATACCCACTATCCCGATGATAGTTTCGAGAACATGAAACAGTTTGCTGCCGACAATCAGCTCAACTTCTCCTATCTAAGAGATGTGTCTCAGGATGTGGCTCGCAGCTTTGGAGCCGAGCGGACACCAGAAGTATTTCTGCTCGATCAGCAAGGGGTTGTGCGCTATGACGGCGCAATCGACGATAATGCTCAGGATGCCAATGCGGTAAAGATGTCTTATTTAAAGGATGCGATCGCTGAGCTACTAGCAGGTCACGCCATCACAGTTGCCTCGACTGAAGCGATTGGCTGCTCGGTCAAGTGGCGATGA
- the selD gene encoding selenide, water dikinase SelD, which yields MQSSNQSITQDLVLVGGGHSHAIALKLFGMAPLPGVRLTLITDVYHTPYSGMLPGYVAGVYDFDQCHIDLRPLAQFAQTRLIADRAIALDLENNRVICAHHPPIAFDLLSLDIGSTPNVTEVPGAKEHAIPVKPISHFLNSWDQLVADLERSPHTAISLGIVGGGTGGVELALNIHARLKRLYQSVDAPDTAVKVHLFHRGQDLLEGSSAWVRRQMRSQLVQRGIQVHLSEEVTEVHADRVACRSGLVVKCDRLFWVTQATAAAWIGESGLATDLQGFIQVNDYLQSTSHPQVFATGDIATMVCHPRPKAGVFAVRQGKPLFENLRHALLKQPLQKFVPQRRWLSLIGMGDCTAIATRGQFGLGPHPLIWQWKDHIDRRFMERFTQLQPMGAPKISFSAVARGHQESHADAQIPQMHCAGCGSKVGSVVLERTLQRIQQDYPQTQPDDIVVGLDAPDDAAVIRVPVDQLLVQTVDYFSALVDDPFVFGQIATNHCLSDLFAMGATPQSALAIATLPYATTAKTEETLYQLLLGATKVLQQAQAVLIGGHTTEGDRLAFGLSCNGLIQPDCLLTKGGMQPGQVLILTKALGTGTLFAADMQFKARGRWIESAIDSMLLSNQSAAQCFQQYRATACTDITGFGLLGHLVEMIRASHVAVELEWAAIPILAGAHETLRQGIVSSLHAQNAIASPELANLTEIQNFPLYPILFDPQTSGGLLASVPADEAIACLAALKDKGYSHSRIIGRVLSTSDSHPPIRIKV from the coding sequence ATGCAATCGTCTAATCAATCCATTACTCAAGATTTAGTGCTGGTTGGAGGAGGTCACAGCCATGCGATCGCCCTCAAGTTGTTTGGCATGGCTCCTTTGCCCGGAGTCAGGCTGACCCTGATCACCGATGTTTACCACACGCCCTATTCAGGCATGTTACCGGGATATGTTGCCGGGGTGTATGACTTTGACCAGTGCCACATTGATTTACGTCCTTTAGCTCAGTTTGCCCAGACAAGACTCATTGCAGATCGAGCGATCGCCCTGGATCTCGAAAATAATCGGGTCATCTGTGCTCACCATCCCCCGATCGCCTTTGACCTGTTATCGCTTGATATTGGCAGCACCCCGAATGTTACCGAAGTGCCGGGGGCGAAAGAACATGCCATCCCCGTGAAACCCATCTCGCACTTTCTCAACAGTTGGGATCAATTGGTGGCAGACCTTGAGCGATCGCCTCACACAGCCATCAGCCTGGGAATTGTGGGTGGAGGTACAGGCGGAGTCGAACTGGCACTTAACATTCATGCCCGTCTAAAACGGCTTTATCAAAGTGTTGATGCACCTGATACCGCTGTCAAAGTTCATTTGTTCCATCGGGGGCAAGACTTGCTTGAAGGCAGTAGTGCCTGGGTGCGTCGTCAGATGCGATCGCAATTGGTACAACGGGGCATTCAAGTTCATCTGTCAGAAGAGGTGACAGAGGTACACGCCGATCGCGTTGCGTGTCGATCGGGGTTAGTGGTCAAGTGCGATCGCCTGTTTTGGGTGACTCAAGCCACTGCTGCGGCCTGGATAGGCGAGTCAGGATTAGCAACCGATCTACAGGGATTCATTCAAGTGAATGACTATTTGCAATCCACCTCCCATCCACAAGTCTTTGCGACGGGGGATATTGCCACAATGGTATGTCATCCGCGTCCCAAAGCAGGAGTCTTTGCCGTGCGCCAGGGTAAGCCCCTGTTTGAAAATCTACGCCATGCCCTATTAAAGCAACCGTTGCAAAAATTCGTGCCCCAACGACGCTGGTTGAGCTTGATTGGCATGGGGGACTGTACGGCGATCGCCACCCGTGGACAGTTTGGGTTGGGACCCCATCCGCTGATCTGGCAGTGGAAAGACCACATCGATCGCCGCTTCATGGAACGCTTCACCCAACTCCAACCGATGGGGGCTCCCAAAATCTCCTTTTCAGCCGTAGCAAGAGGACATCAAGAGTCCCACGCGGATGCTCAAATCCCCCAAATGCATTGCGCTGGCTGTGGCTCCAAGGTTGGCAGTGTGGTGTTAGAACGAACCCTGCAACGGATTCAGCAGGACTATCCCCAAACTCAACCGGATGACATTGTTGTAGGGTTAGATGCGCCGGATGATGCGGCAGTCATTCGCGTTCCGGTCGATCAACTTCTGGTGCAAACGGTCGATTACTTTTCAGCTCTGGTTGATGATCCCTTTGTGTTTGGACAAATCGCCACAAACCATTGCCTCAGCGATTTGTTTGCCATGGGTGCCACTCCTCAGAGTGCTCTGGCGATCGCCACCTTACCCTACGCCACGACTGCTAAAACAGAGGAGACGTTGTATCAACTGTTATTGGGTGCCACCAAAGTGCTTCAGCAGGCTCAAGCTGTCCTGATTGGAGGACACACAACTGAAGGAGACCGTCTCGCCTTTGGACTCAGTTGTAACGGATTGATCCAGCCCGATTGCCTGCTGACAAAGGGGGGAATGCAACCGGGGCAGGTGTTGATTCTGACCAAGGCGTTGGGCACCGGAACGTTGTTTGCGGCAGATATGCAATTTAAGGCCAGAGGACGTTGGATTGAGTCTGCCATTGACTCTATGCTGTTGTCGAACCAATCGGCAGCGCAATGCTTTCAGCAATATCGGGCGACGGCTTGTACTGACATCACTGGATTTGGTTTATTAGGGCATTTAGTTGAAATGATTCGGGCATCCCATGTGGCAGTTGAGTTGGAATGGGCAGCGATTCCCATTTTGGCAGGAGCACACGAAACGCTACGCCAGGGGATCGTCAGTTCTCTGCACGCTCAAAATGCGATCGCCTCTCCTGAGCTTGCTAATCTGACCGAAATCCAGAATTTTCCTCTCTATCCAATCCTGTTTGATCCGCAGACCTCCGGAGGCTTGTTGGCAAGCGTTCCAGCAGACGAGGCGATCGCGTGTCTTGCTGCGCTAAAGGACAAGGGGTATAGTCACAGTCGCATCATTGGTCGCGTCCTCTCTACCTCAGACAGTCACCCACCCATTAGGATCAAGGTATAG